Proteins from one Mycobacterium adipatum genomic window:
- a CDS encoding helix-turn-helix transcriptional regulator: MGAYGEVLGSTSSIETRAHEMLDALGAKAASSASAISLWDPIRRCHVAVANHGYPDAVMDHLNTWFIEHDPLFETMRARGLGALRWRDFPEYRDTYSVQGVFAPAGFDEGLSARLVTADGTYAGTIHVNCDDARYPSDDDVGEINSLRAQMAEHLDFSVRPRMVADLLAPQAQAWAVDAGGRAHLLSLGDTFDRPIDRDLVADMALAAHAAGLAFRPEATRWNDGSGWLHVRHIATAPRYRHDSLDAVILVTADPLPFAITPRELDALTLAIQGLTNNQIAARLFISVRTAGHHLESAMAKLGAGNRAACVSQAVAWGLVSGKLLAGNEAAARSA; encoded by the coding sequence ATGGGTGCATACGGTGAGGTGCTGGGCAGCACGTCCAGTATCGAAACCCGGGCGCACGAGATGCTGGATGCGCTCGGCGCCAAGGCCGCATCGTCGGCGTCGGCGATCAGTCTGTGGGATCCGATCCGCCGCTGCCATGTCGCGGTGGCCAACCACGGGTATCCCGATGCGGTGATGGACCACCTGAACACCTGGTTCATCGAGCACGATCCGCTGTTCGAGACCATGCGGGCGCGCGGGCTCGGGGCGCTGCGGTGGCGGGACTTCCCCGAGTACCGCGACACCTATTCGGTACAAGGCGTTTTCGCGCCGGCCGGTTTCGACGAGGGACTGTCCGCACGGCTGGTCACCGCCGACGGCACTTATGCCGGCACCATCCACGTGAACTGTGACGACGCGCGCTATCCCAGTGATGACGATGTGGGCGAGATCAATTCGCTGCGGGCCCAGATGGCCGAGCATCTGGATTTCTCGGTGCGGCCCCGGATGGTCGCCGACTTGCTGGCGCCCCAGGCCCAGGCGTGGGCGGTGGACGCGGGTGGCCGTGCCCATCTGCTGAGCCTTGGTGACACCTTCGATCGGCCGATCGACCGAGATCTGGTGGCCGATATGGCCCTGGCGGCCCACGCTGCCGGGCTGGCCTTCCGGCCCGAGGCGACCCGCTGGAACGACGGCAGCGGCTGGCTGCACGTCCGCCACATCGCCACCGCCCCGCGCTACCGCCACGACAGCCTGGACGCGGTGATACTCGTCACCGCCGACCCGTTACCGTTCGCCATCACCCCGCGCGAACTCGACGCGCTCACGTTGGCGATCCAGGGTCTGACGAACAATCAGATAGCGGCCCGGCTGTTCATCAGCGTCCGCACCGCCGGTCATCACTTGGAAAGTGCGATGGCCAAGCTGGGTGCGGGAAACCGGGCGGCCTGTGTGTCGCAGGCGGTCGCGTGGGGTCTGGTGTCCGGCAAGCTGCTGGCCGGGAATGAAGCGGCCGCCCGCAGCGCTTAG
- a CDS encoding 3-hydroxyacyl-CoA dehydrogenase NAD-binding domain-containing protein — MAENTIQWDQDADGIVTLTLDDPTGSANVMNEHYKESMHNAVERLVAEKDSITGVVIASAKKTFFAGGDLKGMINIGPDDAQQAFDEVEFIKADLRKLETLGKPVVAAINGAALGGGLEIALATHHRIAADAKGVVIGLPEVTLGLLPGGGGVARSVRMFGIQKAFMEILSQGTRFSPAKAKEIGLVDELVKSVDELIPAAKKWIKDNPEAGVQPWDVKGYKMPGGTPASPGLAGILPSFPALLKKQLKGAPMPAPRAILNAAVEGAQVDFDTASRIESRYFTQLVTGQVAKNMIQAFFLDLQAINGGASRPEGIAPVPIRKIGVLGAGMMGAGIAYVSARAGYDVVLKDVTIEAAQKGKAYSEGIEAKALKRGKTTQEKSDALLAKITPTADPADLKGVDFVIEAVFESQELKHKVFQEIEDIVEPNAILGSNTSTLPITGLATGVKRQEDFIGIHFFSPVDKMPLVEIIKGEKTSDEALARVFDYTLAIKKTPIVVNDSRGFFTSRVIGTFVNEALAMLGEGVEPATIEQAGAQAGYPAAPLQLSDELNLELMHKIAVATKEGVEAAGGTHVPHPAEAVVEKMIEIGRPSRLKGAGFYEYVDGKRTGLWPGLKETFNSGTTEIPLQDAIDRMLFAEALETQKCLDEGVLTSTADANIGSIMGIGFPPYTGGSAQFIVGYEGPHGVGKAAFVARAKELAARYGDRFNPPASLEA; from the coding sequence ATGGCTGAGAACACGATTCAGTGGGACCAGGATGCCGACGGCATCGTCACCCTGACGCTGGACGACCCCACCGGTTCGGCCAACGTGATGAACGAGCACTACAAGGAATCCATGCACAACGCCGTCGAACGGCTTGTGGCGGAGAAGGATTCGATCACCGGCGTGGTGATCGCCAGCGCGAAGAAGACCTTCTTCGCCGGTGGTGACCTCAAGGGCATGATCAACATCGGCCCCGACGACGCCCAGCAGGCGTTCGACGAAGTCGAGTTCATCAAGGCCGACCTGCGCAAGCTGGAGACCCTGGGCAAGCCCGTCGTCGCGGCCATCAACGGTGCCGCGCTCGGCGGTGGCCTGGAAATCGCGCTGGCCACCCACCACCGCATCGCCGCCGACGCCAAGGGAGTCGTCATCGGCCTGCCCGAGGTCACCCTGGGCCTGCTGCCCGGCGGTGGCGGCGTCGCCCGCAGCGTGCGGATGTTCGGTATCCAAAAGGCGTTCATGGAGATCCTGAGCCAGGGCACCCGGTTCAGCCCCGCCAAGGCCAAGGAGATCGGCCTGGTCGACGAGCTCGTGAAGTCCGTCGACGAGCTCATCCCCGCCGCCAAGAAGTGGATCAAGGACAACCCCGAGGCCGGCGTTCAGCCGTGGGATGTCAAGGGCTACAAGATGCCCGGGGGCACCCCGGCCAGCCCCGGCCTGGCCGGCATCCTGCCGTCCTTCCCGGCGCTGCTGAAGAAGCAGCTCAAGGGTGCGCCGATGCCCGCCCCGCGGGCCATCCTGAACGCGGCCGTCGAGGGCGCGCAGGTCGACTTCGACACCGCCTCGCGCATCGAGAGCCGCTACTTCACCCAGCTGGTCACCGGCCAGGTCGCCAAGAACATGATCCAGGCGTTCTTCCTGGACCTGCAGGCGATCAACGGCGGTGCCTCGCGGCCCGAGGGCATCGCGCCGGTGCCGATCCGCAAGATCGGTGTGCTGGGTGCGGGCATGATGGGCGCCGGTATCGCCTACGTGTCGGCCAGGGCCGGCTACGACGTCGTGCTCAAGGACGTCACGATCGAAGCCGCCCAGAAGGGCAAGGCCTACTCGGAGGGCATCGAGGCCAAGGCGCTCAAGCGTGGCAAGACCACCCAGGAGAAGAGCGACGCGCTACTGGCCAAGATCACCCCGACCGCGGATCCCGCCGATCTCAAGGGTGTCGACTTCGTGATCGAGGCTGTCTTCGAGTCCCAGGAACTCAAGCACAAGGTGTTCCAGGAGATCGAGGACATCGTCGAGCCCAACGCGATCCTCGGCTCGAACACCTCCACGCTGCCGATCACCGGTCTGGCGACCGGGGTGAAGCGCCAGGAGGACTTCATCGGGATCCACTTCTTCAGCCCCGTGGACAAGATGCCGCTGGTGGAGATCATCAAGGGCGAGAAGACCTCTGACGAGGCGCTGGCCCGGGTGTTCGACTACACCCTGGCGATCAAGAAGACCCCGATCGTGGTCAACGACAGCCGTGGCTTCTTCACCAGCCGCGTCATCGGCACCTTCGTCAACGAGGCGCTGGCCATGCTGGGTGAGGGTGTCGAGCCCGCCACCATCGAGCAGGCCGGTGCGCAGGCCGGTTACCCGGCCGCACCGCTGCAGCTCTCCGATGAGCTCAACCTGGAGCTCATGCACAAGATCGCGGTCGCGACCAAGGAAGGCGTCGAGGCGGCCGGTGGCACCCACGTGCCGCACCCGGCCGAGGCGGTCGTCGAGAAGATGATCGAGATCGGCCGGCCCTCGCGCCTGAAGGGTGCCGGGTTCTACGAGTACGTCGACGGCAAGCGCACCGGGCTGTGGCCGGGACTGAAGGAAACCTTCAACTCGGGAACCACCGAGATCCCGCTGCAGGACGCCATCGACCGCATGCTGTTCGCCGAGGCGCTGGAGACCCAGAAGTGCCTCGACGAGGGCGTGCTCACCTCGACCGCCGATGCGAACATCGGGTCCATCATGGGTATCGGCTTCCCGCCGTACACCGGTGGCTCGGCGCAGTTCATCGTCGGCTACGAGGGCCCGCACGGTGTCGGCAAGGCTGCCTTTGTGGCCCGCGCCAAGGAACTGGCCGCCCGCTACGGCGACCGCTTCAACCCGCCCGCCTCGCTGGAGGCGTAG
- a CDS encoding acetyl-CoA C-acetyltransferase: MSEDAFIYEAIRTPRGKQRGGALNEIKPVRLVVGLIDELRSRFPDLDENLISDLILGVVSPVGDQGGDIARTAGLVAGLPETTGGFQLNRFCASGLEAVNLAAQKVRSGWDDLVLAGGVESMSRVPMGSDGGAWAGDPDTNYRVGFVPQGIGADLIATIEGFSREDVDAYAARSQERAAAAWSGGYFAKSVVPVRDQNGLVVLDHDEHMRPGSTVESLGKLKTAFDGIGAMGGFDDVALQKYHYVEKINHVHTGGNSSGIVDGAALVLIGSEKAGQSQGLTPRARIVATATSGADPVIMLTGPTPATRKVLDRAGLTVDDIDLFELNEAFASVVMKFQKDLGIPDEKLNVNGGAIAMGHPLGATGAMITGTMVDELERRGARRALITLCVGGGMGVATIIERV; the protein is encoded by the coding sequence ATGTCCGAAGATGCCTTCATCTATGAGGCAATCCGCACGCCGCGCGGTAAGCAGCGCGGTGGCGCTCTCAACGAGATCAAGCCGGTCAGGCTGGTCGTCGGTCTGATCGACGAGCTCCGCTCGCGCTTCCCGGACCTGGACGAGAACCTGATCAGCGACCTGATCCTCGGCGTCGTCTCGCCGGTCGGCGATCAGGGCGGCGATATCGCCCGGACCGCAGGCCTGGTCGCCGGGCTGCCCGAGACCACCGGCGGGTTCCAGCTCAACCGCTTCTGCGCATCGGGCCTGGAGGCCGTCAACCTGGCCGCGCAGAAGGTGCGCTCCGGCTGGGATGACCTGGTGCTCGCCGGCGGTGTGGAGTCGATGAGCCGGGTGCCGATGGGCTCCGACGGCGGCGCATGGGCCGGGGACCCCGACACCAACTACCGCGTCGGTTTCGTGCCGCAGGGCATCGGCGCCGACCTGATCGCCACCATCGAGGGCTTCTCGCGCGAGGATGTCGACGCCTACGCGGCCCGCTCGCAGGAACGTGCGGCGGCGGCCTGGTCCGGCGGGTACTTCGCGAAGTCCGTGGTGCCGGTCCGGGACCAGAACGGCCTTGTGGTGCTCGACCATGACGAGCACATGCGTCCCGGTTCGACCGTGGAGAGCCTGGGCAAGCTGAAGACCGCGTTCGACGGTATCGGCGCCATGGGCGGCTTCGATGACGTGGCGCTGCAGAAGTACCACTATGTGGAGAAGATCAACCACGTGCACACCGGCGGCAACAGCTCGGGCATCGTCGACGGCGCCGCCCTGGTGCTCATCGGCTCGGAAAAAGCGGGACAGTCGCAGGGCCTGACCCCGCGCGCCCGCATCGTGGCGACCGCCACCAGTGGCGCCGATCCGGTCATCATGCTGACCGGCCCGACCCCGGCCACCCGCAAGGTGCTCGACCGTGCCGGGCTGACCGTGGACGATATCGACCTGTTCGAGCTGAACGAGGCGTTCGCCTCGGTGGTGATGAAGTTCCAGAAGGATCTGGGCATCCCCGACGAGAAGCTCAACGTCAACGGTGGCGCCATCGCGATGGGCCACCCGCTGGGCGCCACCGGCGCCATGATCACCGGAACCATGGTCGACGAGCTGGAGCGCCGCGGCGCTCGGCGTGCCCTGATCACGCTGTGCGTGGGCGGCGGCATGGGCGTGGCCACCATCATCGAGAGGGTCTGA
- a CDS encoding alpha/beta fold hydrolase yields MGPIHHVVGGQLDIAYERAGKQGGWPVVLLHGFPYDPRCYDEVVDILSANDADVVVPYMRGYGSTRYLNPDTIRSGQQTAFAQDLRDLLDGLGLAKPIVAGFDWGGRAACVGSMLWPELIGGLVSVSGYNVHDIATMSTTPEAPALESRSWYQWYFHSERGRAGLARYRRELARQLWSEWSPTWAVSESTFNASAESFDNPDFVDTVIHSYRHRFGLIAGDPVHEANERIVAAQEPISVPTVVLDAACDPLDEPQSREFHSLHFSNLIDYRIVQTGHNAPQEDPAAFADAIETLRQ; encoded by the coding sequence ATGGGACCGATTCACCACGTCGTAGGTGGGCAGCTTGACATCGCGTACGAACGCGCGGGCAAGCAGGGAGGTTGGCCGGTAGTACTCCTCCACGGCTTCCCGTACGACCCGCGCTGCTACGACGAGGTGGTCGACATTCTCAGTGCGAATGATGCCGACGTCGTGGTTCCCTACATGCGCGGATATGGAAGCACCCGCTACCTCAACCCCGACACGATCCGGTCCGGGCAGCAGACAGCATTCGCGCAAGACCTTCGCGACCTGTTAGACGGTCTCGGCCTGGCGAAACCAATCGTGGCCGGATTCGACTGGGGAGGCCGGGCTGCATGCGTTGGCTCGATGCTCTGGCCCGAGCTCATCGGCGGACTCGTCTCGGTCTCCGGCTACAACGTGCACGACATCGCGACCATGTCGACCACTCCTGAGGCGCCTGCTTTGGAAAGCCGCAGTTGGTATCAGTGGTACTTCCACAGCGAACGAGGGCGGGCCGGCCTTGCTCGCTACCGTCGAGAACTGGCGAGACAGCTCTGGAGTGAATGGTCGCCAACGTGGGCGGTGTCGGAAAGTACCTTCAATGCCTCCGCCGAATCCTTTGACAATCCGGATTTCGTCGACACGGTCATCCACTCATACCGGCATCGCTTCGGTCTGATTGCGGGCGATCCGGTGCACGAGGCGAATGAGCGAATCGTCGCCGCGCAAGAGCCGATCTCGGTGCCAACCGTGGTCCTCGACGCGGCCTGCGACCCGTTGGATGAGCCCCAGAGTCGCGAGTTTCACTCGTTGCACTTCTCAAATCTCATCGACTATCGCATTGTTCAGACTGGCCATAACGCCCCCCAAGAGGACCCGGCTGCCTTCGCTGACGCAATCGAAACGCTTCGCCAATAA
- a CDS encoding urease subunit beta, protein MHLTPKDEDRLLLFLAAELARKHRAAGLALSYAEARALIADEVVQAARAGANVADAAAHGARVLTDDDVLPGVRTLLGSVQVEAFFADGQKLVTVHDAIGPGNRSAEELAVIPGEVFPAEGDLELNGGRPTATVTVENTGDRPIQVGSHFHFFETNRALRFDRRSAYGMRLDIPSGTAVRFEPGEAQVVSLTSYGGERLVIGQNDVTNAPTDTPASEELMTSMHALGFLDAGT, encoded by the coding sequence ATGCATCTGACACCCAAGGACGAAGACCGGCTGCTGCTGTTCCTGGCCGCCGAACTGGCCCGCAAGCACCGCGCGGCCGGGCTGGCACTCAGTTATGCCGAGGCCCGTGCCCTGATCGCCGATGAGGTCGTGCAGGCCGCCCGCGCCGGCGCGAACGTCGCGGATGCGGCGGCGCACGGGGCGCGGGTGCTCACCGATGACGATGTGCTGCCCGGGGTGCGCACCCTGCTGGGTTCGGTTCAGGTGGAGGCTTTCTTCGCCGACGGGCAGAAGCTGGTCACCGTGCATGACGCCATCGGGCCCGGCAACCGCAGCGCCGAGGAGCTCGCCGTCATCCCCGGGGAAGTGTTTCCCGCCGAGGGCGATCTGGAACTCAACGGCGGCCGGCCGACCGCGACGGTCACGGTGGAGAACACCGGCGACCGCCCCATCCAGGTCGGATCGCACTTCCACTTCTTCGAGACCAACCGGGCGTTGCGATTCGACCGGCGATCGGCCTACGGCATGCGACTGGACATCCCGTCCGGCACCGCGGTGCGCTTCGAACCTGGTGAGGCACAGGTGGTTTCGCTGACCAGCTACGGCGGTGAACGGCTGGTGATCGGCCAGAACGACGTGACGAACGCACCCACCGACACACCTGCGAGCGAGGAGCTCATGACCAGCATGCACGCGCTCGGCTTCCTCGACGCGGGGACCTGA
- the urtA gene encoding urea ABC transporter substrate-binding protein, producing MKRLRVGVALLAATTLLTAGCGSRAGDTDTAAAQSCADTSGPSVKVGAVNSLSGGLAVSESVIHDAIVMAVEQINAEGGVLGKQLDLLSEDGASEPTTFAEKAQKLVNSDCVVAVFGGYTSASRKAMLPVFEGSDALLYYGQQYEGLESSPNIYYSGATTNQQIIPSLDYLKGQGVKSLYLVGSDYVFPRTSNAIVKAYAAANGIEIKGEDYVPLDSTNFSTIVNKIRTADADAVFNVVVGGSLTSFFREYNSAGLTAQTMPVMSMCVGEEEVKSIGAASLIGQLSSWNYYQTLDTPANTAFVADFKERFGADRVTSDPMESAYTAVKLWQASVEKAQSFAVPDIQGAAGGVSVDAPEGTVTIDGENHHVTKTARIGKVAPDGLIQQVWESPQPITPDPYLKQYPWAEGITG from the coding sequence ATGAAACGACTGCGCGTCGGCGTGGCACTGCTCGCGGCGACCACCTTGCTCACCGCCGGCTGCGGCAGCCGCGCCGGTGACACCGACACCGCGGCCGCCCAGAGCTGCGCCGATACCTCGGGCCCCAGCGTGAAGGTGGGGGCGGTCAACTCACTGTCCGGCGGCCTGGCCGTCAGCGAATCGGTGATCCACGACGCCATCGTGATGGCCGTCGAGCAGATCAACGCCGAGGGCGGGGTGCTGGGCAAGCAACTCGATCTGCTCTCCGAGGACGGCGCGTCCGAGCCGACGACGTTCGCCGAAAAGGCCCAGAAACTGGTCAACAGCGACTGTGTGGTGGCCGTTTTCGGCGGCTACACCTCGGCCAGTCGCAAGGCGATGCTGCCGGTCTTCGAGGGCTCGGATGCACTGCTGTACTACGGCCAGCAGTACGAGGGACTGGAATCCTCGCCCAACATCTACTACTCGGGCGCCACCACCAACCAGCAGATCATTCCGTCCCTGGACTATCTCAAGGGCCAAGGCGTGAAATCGCTCTACCTGGTGGGCAGCGACTACGTGTTCCCTCGTACCTCCAACGCCATCGTGAAGGCCTACGCCGCGGCCAACGGCATCGAGATCAAGGGTGAGGACTACGTGCCGCTGGACAGCACCAACTTCTCCACCATTGTCAACAAGATCCGCACCGCCGACGCCGACGCCGTGTTCAATGTCGTGGTCGGTGGATCGCTCACCTCGTTCTTCCGCGAATACAACAGTGCCGGACTCACCGCGCAGACGATGCCGGTGATGTCGATGTGCGTCGGCGAAGAAGAGGTCAAGAGTATCGGCGCCGCCTCCCTGATCGGGCAGCTGTCCTCGTGGAACTACTACCAAACCCTGGACACGCCGGCGAACACCGCCTTCGTCGCGGACTTCAAGGAGCGCTTCGGCGCCGACCGGGTGACCTCGGATCCGATGGAATCCGCTTACACCGCAGTGAAACTGTGGCAGGCGAGCGTCGAGAAGGCGCAATCGTTCGCGGTCCCCGACATCCAGGGCGCGGCCGGCGGCGTCAGCGTCGACGCACCCGAGGGCACGGTCACCATCGACGGGGAGAACCACCACGTCACCAAAACCGCGCGCATCGGGAAGGTCGCCCCCGACGGCCTGATCCAGCAGGTGTGGGAGTCCCCGCAGCCCATCACCCCGGACCCGTATCTCAAGCAGTACCCCTGGGCCGAAGGCATCACGGGCTGA
- the ureC gene encoding urease subunit alpha, producing MAYRISRARYAELYGPTTGDRVRLADTELLARVEADATVYGDEAVFGGGKTMREGMAVHGDLTNAEGALDFVITNALIIDAVLGIRKADIGIRDGRIVGVGKAGNPRTMDGVDPELIIGAGTDIRSGEGMIATAGAIDVHVHFDSAGLVEEAISSGITTMIGGGLGPVTVGITSSGPNNLARMLGAAEAFPMNFGFIGNGSASSTAPLIEQGLAGAIGYKIHEDWGATPAAIRASLDAGDELDLQVQIHTDTLNESGFYEDTMAAIGGRPIHTYHAEGAGGGHAPDIMRVVGEPYCLPSSTNPTNPYTLNTFDEHLDMVMVCHHLNPRIPEDVAFAESRIRRETIAAEDVLHDLGAISAMGSDSQGMGRIGETIARTWQLASHMRATRGPLPGDVGTGADNARILRYIAKLTINPAKLFGIDHEVGSLEPGKLADIVLWEPKFFGIRPEVVFKGGFPAWSVMGEANASLMTCEPLKYRPQWAAYGRTPADVSVNFVAAAAVDAGLGARLGLSTPLVACRGARALTKGDLLHNDYLPEITIEPDTYRVMVDGQLCTSTPMTTVPLGRRYTLK from the coding sequence ATGGCCTACCGCATCAGCCGGGCCCGCTACGCGGAGCTGTACGGACCGACCACCGGTGACCGGGTCCGACTCGCCGACACCGAACTGCTGGCCAGGGTCGAGGCCGACGCCACGGTCTACGGCGACGAGGCCGTGTTCGGCGGCGGGAAGACCATGCGCGAAGGGATGGCGGTCCACGGCGACCTCACCAATGCCGAAGGCGCCCTGGATTTCGTGATCACCAACGCGCTGATCATCGATGCGGTGCTCGGCATCCGCAAGGCGGATATCGGCATCCGCGACGGTCGCATCGTCGGCGTCGGCAAAGCCGGCAATCCGCGCACCATGGACGGGGTCGATCCGGAGCTGATCATCGGTGCGGGCACCGATATCCGGTCCGGTGAGGGCATGATCGCCACCGCCGGGGCCATTGATGTGCACGTGCACTTCGACAGCGCCGGCCTGGTCGAGGAGGCCATCTCCAGCGGGATCACCACCATGATCGGCGGCGGTCTCGGGCCGGTCACCGTCGGCATCACCTCCTCAGGACCGAACAACCTGGCCCGCATGCTCGGCGCCGCCGAGGCCTTCCCGATGAACTTCGGTTTCATCGGGAACGGCAGCGCATCGAGCACCGCACCGCTGATCGAACAGGGCCTGGCCGGGGCCATCGGCTACAAGATCCACGAGGACTGGGGCGCCACCCCGGCCGCCATCCGGGCCTCCCTGGACGCCGGTGACGAACTCGACCTGCAGGTGCAGATCCACACCGACACCCTCAACGAATCCGGGTTCTACGAGGACACCATGGCCGCGATCGGCGGCCGGCCCATCCACACCTACCACGCCGAGGGCGCCGGCGGCGGTCACGCCCCCGACATCATGCGCGTCGTGGGTGAGCCCTATTGCCTTCCCTCCTCGACGAATCCGACCAACCCGTACACGCTGAACACCTTCGACGAGCATCTGGACATGGTGATGGTGTGCCATCACCTCAACCCGCGCATCCCCGAGGATGTGGCCTTCGCCGAGTCACGGATCCGGCGCGAGACCATCGCCGCCGAGGATGTGCTGCACGACCTAGGCGCCATCTCGGCGATGGGTTCGGATTCCCAGGGGATGGGCCGTATCGGTGAAACCATCGCGCGCACCTGGCAATTGGCCTCCCATATGCGGGCCACCCGGGGACCGTTGCCGGGCGATGTGGGCACCGGAGCCGACAATGCCCGCATCCTGCGCTATATCGCGAAGCTGACCATCAACCCGGCGAAGTTGTTCGGCATCGATCACGAGGTCGGATCGCTGGAGCCGGGCAAGCTCGCCGATATCGTGTTGTGGGAACCCAAGTTCTTCGGTATCCGCCCCGAGGTGGTGTTCAAGGGCGGGTTCCCGGCCTGGTCGGTGATGGGCGAAGCGAACGCCTCCCTGATGACCTGCGAACCGCTGAAGTACCGGCCACAGTGGGCCGCCTACGGCCGCACCCCGGCCGATGTGTCGGTCAACTTCGTCGCCGCGGCGGCCGTCGACGCGGGCCTGGGCGCCCGGCTGGGACTGAGCACCCCACTGGTGGCCTGCCGCGGCGCCCGGGCGTTGACCAAGGGCGACCTGCTACACAACGACTACCTGCCCGAGATCACCATCGAACCGGACACCTACCGGGTGATGGTCGACGGCCAGCTGTGCACCAGTACACCGATGACGACAGTGCCCCTGGGCCGACGCTACACCCTGAAATAG
- a CDS encoding alkene reductase, translating into MTEPAFRLAPDATLLTPLRVGATAAANRIFMAPLTRSRAQSDGTPSDLAAEYYSQRAGAGIIISEATAVCEQANGAYMNTPGIYTDRHQAVWAEIASAVHAKGGKMFVQLWHVGRMAHPEISGFDVVAPSAIAADAVTHTPSGKQQLTVPRALRIDEIESIVGQFRAAARRAVDAGMDGVEIHSANGYLLHEFLSDVVNVRTDGYGGSPQNRARFTAEVVEAVAAEIGADRVGVRISPGGSAGDMQENDTVSAYEALLNRIAGLQIAYLHVLIDPSSQTFGALRALWSGTLVLNTGRDTGTDFCQLESLADWGAASAVAVGRTWLANPDLIDRLVLGAELNEPDVSTFYASGPAGYIDYPTLDELAEPQTA; encoded by the coding sequence GTGACCGAACCTGCCTTCCGCCTCGCGCCCGATGCCACTCTGCTAACGCCGCTGCGCGTCGGCGCGACAGCGGCCGCCAACCGGATCTTCATGGCGCCGCTGACCCGCTCGCGGGCTCAAAGTGACGGCACCCCATCGGATCTGGCCGCCGAGTACTACTCGCAGCGGGCCGGTGCGGGCATCATCATCAGCGAGGCCACCGCCGTCTGTGAGCAGGCCAACGGTGCGTACATGAACACGCCGGGCATCTACACCGACCGCCACCAGGCGGTGTGGGCGGAGATCGCGTCGGCGGTGCACGCCAAGGGCGGCAAGATGTTCGTCCAGCTCTGGCATGTCGGCCGGATGGCCCACCCAGAGATCAGCGGGTTCGACGTCGTCGCGCCGTCCGCCATCGCCGCCGACGCGGTGACCCACACCCCGTCGGGTAAGCAGCAGCTCACGGTGCCGCGGGCGCTGCGGATCGACGAGATCGAGTCCATCGTCGGGCAGTTCCGCGCGGCCGCCCGGCGCGCCGTCGACGCCGGTATGGACGGGGTGGAGATCCACTCCGCCAACGGCTACCTGCTGCACGAATTCCTCTCCGACGTCGTCAACGTCCGCACCGACGGCTACGGCGGCTCCCCGCAGAACCGGGCCCGGTTCACCGCCGAGGTCGTGGAGGCCGTCGCCGCCGAGATCGGCGCCGACCGGGTCGGGGTGCGGATCTCGCCCGGCGGTTCCGCCGGCGACATGCAGGAGAACGACACGGTCAGCGCCTACGAGGCGCTGCTGAACCGGATCGCCGGGCTGCAGATCGCCTACCTGCACGTGCTGATCGACCCGTCGAGCCAGACCTTCGGTGCGCTGCGGGCCCTGTGGAGCGGCACCCTGGTGCTCAACACCGGCCGCGACACCGGCACCGACTTCTGCCAGCTGGAGAGCCTGGCCGACTGGGGTGCCGCCAGCGCGGTCGCGGTGGGCCGCACCTGGTTGGCCAACCCCGATCTGATCGACCGGCTGGTGCTCGGGGCGGAGCTCAACGAGCCCGATGTCAGCACCTTCTACGCCTCCGGACCGGCGGGGTATATCGACTATCCGACGCTCGACGAGTTGGCCGAACCGCAGACGGCCTGA